In Corynebacterium endometrii, one DNA window encodes the following:
- a CDS encoding quinone-dependent dihydroorotate dehydrogenase produces the protein MDKPSIIKAVTTKGYEVALKAMFTMDPERVHTLVNTGLKALNSATRVNRALGKVLPVNDPVLSQKLFGVTFPRPLGLAAGFDKNATAVDAWSPLGFGYAELGTVTPRPQDGNPAPRLYRLPADKAILNRMGFNNLGAAEVAKNLRGRKSSDVIGINIGKNKVTPAERANDDYHTCAAMLGELADYLVVNVSSPNTPGLRDLQAVESLRPIMETVLSATDVPVLVKIAPDLSDEDVDAVADMAVELGLAGIVATNTTISRDGLSTPSEEVDAMGAGGISGAPLNERSLEVLRRLNARVQGKLVLISVGGITTPEQAWERITAGAHLLQGYTGMIYGGPEWIRDIHNAIASQIRAHGLPSIADAVGSGLPWKAE, from the coding sequence ATGGACAAGCCATCCATTATCAAGGCCGTCACTACCAAAGGGTACGAGGTTGCTCTCAAAGCCATGTTCACCATGGATCCGGAGCGTGTGCACACCTTAGTCAACACTGGGCTTAAGGCCTTGAACTCCGCCACTAGAGTCAACAGAGCGCTGGGGAAAGTTTTGCCCGTAAATGACCCAGTCTTGAGCCAGAAGCTTTTCGGGGTCACTTTTCCGCGTCCCCTCGGGCTAGCAGCGGGTTTTGATAAGAACGCTACGGCCGTGGATGCGTGGTCCCCACTGGGGTTTGGATACGCTGAATTGGGCACCGTCACCCCACGACCGCAGGATGGAAATCCGGCCCCTCGCCTGTATCGGCTGCCGGCAGACAAGGCGATCCTTAACCGCATGGGGTTTAACAACCTGGGCGCGGCCGAGGTCGCTAAGAATCTTCGTGGCCGGAAGAGCAGCGATGTTATAGGAATCAACATCGGCAAGAACAAGGTCACCCCAGCGGAGCGAGCTAATGATGACTATCACACCTGCGCCGCTATGCTGGGCGAGTTGGCTGACTATTTGGTGGTCAATGTTTCCTCGCCGAATACCCCGGGCCTGCGCGACCTCCAGGCCGTAGAATCCTTGCGCCCGATCATGGAAACGGTGCTTTCTGCTACCGACGTCCCCGTGTTGGTCAAGATCGCGCCCGATCTTTCGGACGAGGACGTCGATGCAGTAGCGGACATGGCCGTAGAGCTAGGCCTAGCGGGAATAGTCGCCACCAATACGACCATCTCCCGCGATGGGCTCTCCACACCCTCCGAAGAAGTTGATGCGATGGGCGCTGGAGGCATTTCCGGCGCTCCGCTCAATGAACGTTCGCTTGAAGTTCTCAGGCGCCTCAACGCGCGCGTTCAAGGCAAATTAGTCCTCATTTCCGTCGGCGGAATCACCACCCCGGAACAAGCGTGGGAACGCATAACTGCGGGAGCCCACCTCCTACAGGGATATACAGGCATGATTTATGGCGGCCCGGAGTGGATCCGCGATATCCACAATGCTATCGCCTCCCAGATCAGGGCTCATGGGCTCCCCTCCATCGCGGACGCCGTAGGGTCAGGCCTTCCCTGGAAGGCGGAATAA
- the can gene encoding aconitate hydratase, with amino-acid sequence MTESLNSFGAKKTLEVNGKTYEYFDINAVEGLEKLPYSLKVLAENQLRFEDGANVTKDHINALANWDPEAEPDTEIQFTPARVLMQDFTGVPCVVDLATMREAVSSLGGTPDQVNPLNPAEMVIDHSVIVEAFGSSEALDKNVEIEYQRNEERYQFLRWGAENFSNFRVVPPGTGIVHQVNIEYLSRVVFDNDGLAYPDTCIGTDSHTTMENGLGILGWGVGGIEAEAAMLGQPVSMLIPKVVGFKLTGEIPAGVTATDVVLTITEMLREHGVVQKFVEFYGNGVKSIPLANRATIGNMSPEFGSTAAIFPIDEETTKYLHLTGRPQEQIDRVEAYAKAQGMWLEQDAPEATYSEYLELDLSTVVPSIAGPKRPQDRILQSEAKEQFRKDLASYTTDEVCVDETSVEARRMNAEGGEVEDGNSDVTGGLNNSRKGEGESAAKGASGRPSKPVVVSSPEGGEFTIDHGMVAIASITSCTNTSNPSVMVGAGLIARKAAEKGLKSKPWVKTICAPGSQVVDGYFKRADLWKDLEAMGFYLAGFGCTSCIGNSGPLPQEISDAINEHDIAATAVLSGNRNFEGRISPDVKMNYLASPIMVIAYAIAGTMDFDFETQPLGQDADGNDVFLKDIWPSTEEIEETIAGAISRELYEADYADVFKGDDAWRSLDVPEGQTFEWDDNSTYIRKAPYFDGMPAEPTPVEDIKGARVLAKLGDSVTTDHISPASAIKPGTPAANYLDENGVERNDYNSLGSRRGNHEVMVRGTFANIRLANQLVDVTGGYTRDFTQEGGPQAFIYDAAQNYAEAGIPLVVIAGKEYGTGSSRDWAAKGTNLLGVKAVITESFERIHRSNLIGMGVIPLQFPEGESHESLGLDGTETFDISGITELNNGVIPKTVKVTATKESGETVEFDAKVRIDTPGEADYYRHGGILQYVLRQMVKS; translated from the coding sequence GTGACTGAAAGCTTGAACTCCTTCGGAGCCAAGAAGACTCTCGAGGTCAACGGCAAGACCTACGAGTACTTTGACATCAACGCAGTTGAAGGCCTGGAGAAGCTGCCTTACTCCCTGAAGGTGCTTGCTGAAAACCAGCTGCGCTTTGAGGATGGCGCTAACGTAACCAAGGACCACATCAACGCCCTCGCCAACTGGGATCCAGAGGCCGAGCCGGACACCGAGATCCAGTTCACCCCTGCCCGCGTGCTCATGCAGGACTTCACCGGCGTTCCTTGCGTGGTTGACCTCGCCACTATGCGTGAGGCCGTTTCCTCCCTGGGTGGTACCCCAGACCAGGTCAACCCGCTGAACCCGGCTGAGATGGTTATTGACCACTCCGTCATCGTTGAGGCCTTCGGTTCCTCCGAGGCTCTCGATAAGAACGTTGAGATCGAGTACCAGCGCAACGAGGAGCGCTACCAGTTCCTCCGTTGGGGTGCTGAGAACTTCTCCAACTTCCGAGTCGTTCCTCCAGGAACCGGTATCGTTCACCAGGTAAACATCGAGTACCTGTCCCGCGTCGTCTTCGACAATGACGGCCTGGCATACCCAGATACCTGTATCGGTACCGACTCTCACACCACCATGGAAAACGGCCTGGGCATCCTGGGCTGGGGTGTTGGCGGCATCGAGGCCGAGGCGGCAATGCTCGGCCAGCCAGTTTCCATGCTCATCCCGAAGGTTGTTGGCTTCAAGCTGACCGGTGAGATTCCTGCAGGCGTTACCGCGACCGACGTTGTTCTTACCATCACCGAGATGCTCCGTGAGCACGGCGTGGTTCAGAAGTTCGTTGAGTTCTACGGCAACGGTGTTAAGTCCATTCCTCTGGCTAACCGTGCAACCATCGGTAACATGTCCCCAGAGTTCGGTTCCACCGCAGCGATCTTCCCAATCGATGAGGAAACCACCAAGTACCTGCACCTGACTGGTCGCCCACAGGAGCAGATCGACCGCGTAGAGGCTTACGCTAAGGCTCAGGGCATGTGGCTGGAGCAAGACGCTCCAGAAGCTACCTACTCCGAGTACCTCGAGCTGGATCTGTCCACCGTCGTACCTTCCATCGCTGGCCCTAAGCGTCCTCAGGACCGCATCCTGCAGTCCGAGGCTAAGGAGCAGTTCCGCAAGGACCTCGCTTCCTACACCACCGACGAGGTGTGCGTCGACGAGACTTCCGTTGAGGCTCGTCGCATGAACGCTGAGGGCGGAGAGGTTGAAGACGGCAACTCCGACGTAACCGGTGGCCTGAATAACTCCCGCAAGGGCGAGGGCGAATCCGCTGCAAAGGGCGCCTCCGGCCGTCCTTCCAAGCCAGTGGTCGTCAGCTCCCCAGAGGGTGGCGAATTCACCATCGACCACGGCATGGTTGCTATTGCCTCCATTACCTCTTGCACCAACACCTCCAACCCATCCGTTATGGTTGGCGCCGGCCTGATTGCCCGCAAGGCAGCAGAAAAGGGCCTCAAGTCCAAGCCATGGGTTAAGACCATCTGTGCCCCTGGTTCCCAGGTGGTTGACGGCTACTTCAAGCGCGCTGACCTGTGGAAGGATCTGGAGGCCATGGGCTTCTACCTTGCAGGCTTCGGTTGTACCTCCTGCATCGGTAACTCCGGCCCACTGCCACAGGAGATTTCCGACGCGATCAACGAGCACGATATCGCTGCTACCGCCGTGCTTTCCGGTAACCGTAACTTCGAGGGTCGTATCTCCCCGGACGTCAAGATGAACTACCTGGCGTCCCCAATCATGGTTATCGCTTACGCTATCGCCGGCACCATGGACTTCGACTTCGAGACCCAGCCACTGGGGCAGGATGCCGATGGCAACGATGTATTCCTGAAGGACATCTGGCCATCCACCGAGGAGATCGAGGAGACCATCGCAGGCGCTATCTCCCGCGAGCTCTACGAGGCTGACTACGCTGACGTATTCAAGGGTGACGATGCATGGCGCTCCCTGGATGTACCAGAGGGCCAGACCTTCGAGTGGGATGACAATTCCACCTACATCCGCAAGGCTCCTTACTTCGACGGTATGCCAGCTGAGCCAACTCCAGTAGAGGACATCAAGGGCGCCCGCGTTCTTGCCAAGCTCGGCGATTCGGTCACCACTGACCACATCTCCCCTGCTTCCGCAATTAAGCCTGGCACCCCAGCGGCTAACTACCTGGATGAGAACGGCGTTGAGCGCAACGACTACAACTCGCTCGGTTCCCGTCGTGGTAACCACGAGGTAATGGTCCGCGGTACCTTCGCTAACATCCGTCTGGCTAACCAGCTGGTTGACGTTACCGGTGGCTACACTCGTGACTTCACCCAGGAGGGTGGCCCACAGGCCTTCATCTACGATGCTGCTCAGAACTACGCTGAGGCTGGCATCCCACTGGTTGTTATTGCTGGTAAGGAGTACGGCACCGGTTCCTCCCGTGACTGGGCCGCAAAGGGTACCAACCTGCTCGGCGTCAAGGCCGTAATCACCGAGTCCTTCGAGCGTATCCACCGCTCCAACCTCATCGGCATGGGCGTCATCCCGCTGCAGTTCCCTGAGGGCGAGTCCCACGAGTCCCTCGGCCTGGACGGCACCGAGACCTTCGATATCTCGGGTATCACCGAGCTGAACAACGGTGTTATTCCAAAGACCGTTAAGGTAACCGCCACCAAGGAGTCCGGCGAGACCGTCGAATTCGACGCTAAGGTTCGCATCGACACCCCGGGTGAGGCTGACTACTACCGCCACGGTGGCATTCTGCAGTACGTTCTGCGCCAGATGGTTAAGTCCTAA
- a CDS encoding YbhB/YbcL family Raf kinase inhibitor-like protein: protein MTTYDDSRFPGPDPYAPLKDLPSFTLASQDLIDGDEIEEKFRAPQNVSPQLEWSNLPEGTKSLAVTCFDPDAPTASGFWHWAAFNIPADVTELPTGAGSAEDLGIPGVVSLKNDSGSRTYYGPQPPAGHAPHRYLYAVHAVDVEKLDVDAGDSPTVLGFNLHFHAIGRAILWGWYEEK, encoded by the coding sequence ATGACTACATATGATGATTCCCGCTTCCCAGGGCCTGATCCCTACGCGCCGCTCAAGGACCTGCCCTCGTTTACTCTTGCTTCCCAGGATCTTATTGACGGTGATGAAATTGAGGAGAAGTTTCGCGCCCCACAGAACGTTTCGCCCCAGTTAGAGTGGTCAAATCTTCCTGAGGGGACCAAATCCCTGGCTGTGACGTGTTTTGACCCTGATGCTCCTACTGCGTCCGGCTTCTGGCACTGGGCTGCTTTCAACATTCCTGCGGATGTGACGGAGCTTCCTACGGGCGCGGGTTCGGCTGAGGACTTGGGTATTCCAGGCGTTGTTAGCCTGAAGAATGACTCTGGTTCTCGTACCTATTACGGTCCGCAGCCACCCGCAGGCCACGCGCCTCATCGTTACCTGTACGCGGTGCATGCTGTGGACGTGGAGAAACTCGACGTAGACGCGGGCGATTCCCCAACGGTTCTTGGTTTCAATCTTCACTTCCATGCGATTGGCCGCGCCATCCTGTGGGGTTGGTACGAGGAAAAATAG
- a CDS encoding cupin domain-containing protein has product MTELRTDHGPNPYVLDIESVTKENEAFRDTLWTGKFLQMTVMAIPAGGEIGAEVHDDHDQFLRLEAGRGRILIGTDENNLEVDRVVEDDFAIFVPAGKWHNFINEGEETVKLYSIYAAPDHVKGTFHQTKEDADNDPNEQH; this is encoded by the coding sequence ATGACTGAGCTTCGTACGGATCATGGCCCTAACCCTTACGTCCTCGATATTGAGTCCGTGACCAAGGAGAACGAAGCGTTTCGTGACACTCTGTGGACTGGCAAGTTCCTCCAGATGACGGTAATGGCAATTCCGGCCGGCGGTGAAATTGGTGCGGAGGTCCATGATGACCATGACCAGTTCCTGCGACTGGAGGCCGGCCGTGGCCGTATTCTCATCGGCACTGATGAGAACAATCTCGAGGTTGACCGCGTGGTCGAAGATGATTTCGCTATCTTTGTTCCTGCCGGAAAGTGGCACAACTTCATCAACGAAGGTGAGGAAACGGTGAAGTTGTACTCCATCTACGCTGCCCCGGACCATGTCAAGGGCACCTTCCACCAGACGAAGGAAGACGCCGATAACGACCCTAACGAGCAGCACTAG
- a CDS encoding MarR family transcriptional regulator yields MLAVYARYRGRSVRRAQLVERSAQALSTLDGVGPFDVLGVEDICARVDSAPSVCDLAMALLADGDWAIGIGIAPGRGTEAQAKEAAQASLKKSSRAGQVYAKVAGRGRASEAQDIAATFALLGYVLHKRTTEGREATSLVRSGLNQNEAAAELGISKQAMSQRLQAAGWSAETAGWQLAVNLIERANS; encoded by the coding sequence GTGCTTGCTGTTTACGCCCGTTATCGCGGCCGTTCCGTGCGACGCGCCCAGCTCGTTGAGCGCTCCGCTCAAGCTTTATCCACTCTAGATGGGGTGGGCCCCTTCGATGTCCTGGGGGTTGAGGACATCTGCGCGCGAGTTGATTCAGCGCCATCTGTCTGCGACTTAGCCATGGCGTTGCTAGCGGATGGCGACTGGGCAATTGGGATTGGCATCGCCCCGGGGCGCGGCACAGAGGCTCAGGCGAAGGAGGCCGCTCAGGCCTCTCTAAAGAAATCCTCCAGGGCCGGACAGGTCTACGCCAAGGTAGCGGGCCGCGGCAGAGCGTCGGAAGCTCAAGACATTGCCGCGACCTTTGCGCTCCTAGGCTACGTGTTGCATAAGCGCACGACCGAGGGCCGAGAGGCGACCAGCCTGGTCCGCTCTGGACTTAACCAGAATGAAGCCGCCGCGGAATTAGGAATATCTAAACAGGCTATGTCCCAGCGCCTTCAGGCTGCGGGATGGTCTGCAGAAACCGCGGGCTGGCAGTTAGCCGTCAACCTTATCGAGCGTGCTAATTCTTAA
- a CDS encoding TVP38/TMEM64 family protein has protein sequence MPTSHPSRSSSWVHSLLGFIGETLCDAISSVRQWSIRQWLLSIAIVATVLTFMFAVELPELATLRTEAREHGAWSLPIVWVAYVIFTLFPIPRTIWTVASGILFGPAVGMLVALSALTVSATLAFSAVRSALGEWIRPRLSHPAVSGLNEHLSKRGWLAIASLRMIAAVPFSALNYAAGLTSIPLGQFAFATLIGSIPTTALGVFFGDALVYGSNPWIVAAMIFFALIGFAALYADYRNAHANNTRKVKPVQ, from the coding sequence ATGCCCACTTCCCACCCATCTAGGTCCTCCTCTTGGGTCCACAGCCTCTTAGGCTTCATTGGCGAGACTCTTTGCGATGCGATATCGAGCGTCCGCCAATGGTCGATTAGACAGTGGCTGCTGTCCATAGCGATTGTGGCGACCGTGCTCACCTTCATGTTCGCCGTCGAGTTACCGGAGCTTGCCACTTTACGCACCGAGGCCCGGGAACATGGGGCTTGGTCGCTGCCAATTGTGTGGGTTGCTTACGTTATCTTTACTCTCTTCCCCATTCCGCGGACCATTTGGACCGTCGCGTCTGGAATCCTTTTTGGCCCGGCCGTTGGGATGCTGGTGGCCCTTTCCGCATTGACGGTTTCGGCTACCCTAGCCTTCAGCGCGGTCAGGAGCGCGTTAGGCGAGTGGATACGCCCGCGTCTAAGCCACCCGGCCGTATCTGGCCTCAATGAGCACCTGTCAAAGCGTGGCTGGTTAGCAATCGCGAGCCTACGAATGATTGCCGCAGTTCCATTCTCCGCGCTTAACTATGCTGCGGGGCTCACGTCAATCCCCCTTGGCCAATTCGCGTTCGCCACGCTTATCGGTTCCATCCCTACTACCGCCCTTGGCGTGTTCTTCGGGGATGCTCTGGTTTACGGCTCCAACCCCTGGATAGTCGCGGCAATGATCTTTTTCGCCCTCATTGGCTTTGCGGCCCTCTACGCAGACTATCGAAATGCTCACGCGAACAATACTCGTAAAGTCAAGCCCGTGCAGTAG
- a CDS encoding DIP1281 family NlpC/P60 protein encodes MATKTPVKNSLRKRATNTFGLTRIRSAWTIIACTTTLSTVSPLAPAVAQDAPAAINQLGDVLSSSNPSIAELATAIAKSQGELVSLESEIGKFRENVNRALVDLQDARTEATQAREGAVAAREELDDAEAQLQSAQERLNELSRAAYRRANTSEAVTRVSGGDARSEMLERQAYLRTQAAEQQIVVDGLERKRTEKANKESQLRQAQKLAEAREQRASEAESKARGVLEESETKIAGVIEERDALVAKQSEAQELLDQVRGIEPEAAQAPAAPAVGAEGEAAPTSGAAVDGKRQSATQSTEPADSDETSNKPSQTTTQTSEQVSDSVETRAVTGQAGVTSSEAELQAALELSSAVAQQAGASGVTLKLPEGSSVSDVTVNDALAFASSAAGIAASIIAASQPQHTALDTPAAAEGQNPALQGPGTASEEEDSLADEISGVLEPISSIEDVTEKAQAELGDLDRSEKIEAVIARAQSQIGTPYAWGGGDANGPTKGIADGGLADSHGDYNKVGFDCSGLTLYAFAAAGISLPHYTGYQYNYGTKVPISDIQRGDLLFWGPDGGQHVAIYLGNGMMIEAPQSGQMVSEVPVRYGGMAPYAVRLL; translated from the coding sequence GTGGCCACCAAGACCCCAGTTAAAAACTCGTTGCGCAAGCGCGCGACGAATACCTTCGGCTTAACTCGTATCCGTTCGGCGTGGACGATAATCGCCTGCACCACAACGCTTTCAACCGTCAGCCCGCTAGCCCCCGCGGTAGCTCAGGATGCGCCAGCGGCTATCAACCAGCTGGGTGATGTTCTCTCCAGCAGCAATCCGTCCATCGCCGAACTGGCTACGGCTATCGCCAAGTCGCAAGGTGAATTAGTTTCCCTCGAATCCGAGATCGGCAAGTTCCGTGAAAATGTCAACCGTGCTCTGGTTGATCTGCAAGATGCCCGAACCGAGGCTACTCAGGCTCGCGAAGGCGCCGTTGCTGCTCGGGAGGAGCTTGACGACGCTGAGGCCCAGTTGCAATCAGCCCAGGAGCGCCTGAATGAACTTTCGCGCGCGGCATACCGCAGAGCGAATACATCGGAGGCAGTGACACGGGTCTCCGGCGGTGATGCGCGTTCAGAAATGCTCGAGCGGCAGGCCTACCTGCGCACGCAGGCGGCCGAGCAGCAAATTGTGGTGGACGGCCTTGAAAGGAAGCGGACCGAGAAAGCTAACAAGGAATCGCAACTGCGCCAGGCGCAGAAACTAGCCGAAGCACGCGAGCAGCGTGCTTCTGAGGCGGAGTCGAAGGCGCGCGGCGTACTGGAAGAAAGCGAGACAAAGATTGCTGGCGTCATTGAGGAAAGGGACGCACTAGTAGCCAAGCAGTCCGAAGCCCAGGAGTTGCTCGATCAGGTTCGTGGTATAGAACCCGAAGCGGCTCAAGCTCCGGCGGCACCTGCGGTTGGGGCAGAAGGGGAAGCTGCCCCAACCTCGGGTGCGGCTGTTGACGGCAAGCGGCAGTCCGCGACGCAGTCAACCGAGCCTGCAGATAGTGATGAGACTTCAAACAAACCATCGCAGACTACTACCCAGACTTCCGAACAGGTATCTGATTCTGTAGAAACGCGGGCAGTCACCGGGCAAGCCGGAGTAACTTCTTCCGAGGCTGAGCTTCAGGCAGCACTCGAGCTTTCGAGCGCCGTAGCCCAGCAGGCCGGTGCATCCGGCGTAACCCTAAAGCTTCCAGAGGGCAGTTCGGTTAGTGATGTTACGGTTAATGATGCCTTAGCGTTCGCGTCTAGTGCTGCCGGCATCGCCGCGTCCATCATTGCTGCAAGCCAACCGCAGCACACTGCGCTCGATACCCCGGCGGCTGCCGAGGGGCAGAACCCAGCTCTTCAGGGGCCGGGGACTGCATCCGAAGAGGAGGACTCTCTAGCCGATGAGATATCCGGAGTCTTGGAACCGATTTCTTCAATTGAAGACGTTACTGAGAAGGCCCAAGCGGAACTGGGGGACCTGGACCGTTCGGAGAAAATTGAGGCGGTCATTGCCCGCGCCCAGTCCCAGATTGGCACGCCATACGCCTGGGGCGGCGGCGACGCTAACGGCCCGACTAAAGGCATTGCAGACGGCGGTCTAGCCGATTCCCACGGCGATTACAATAAGGTTGGTTTCGATTGCTCCGGCTTGACCCTATACGCATTCGCTGCTGCCGGAATCTCTCTGCCCCACTACACGGGCTACCAATACAACTATGGAACCAAGGTGCCTATTTCCGATATCCAGCGCGGTGACCTACTGTTCTGGGGGCCGGATGGCGGACAGCACGTTGCAATTTACTTGGGTAACGGCATGATGATTGAGGCCCCACAGTCCGGCCAGATGGTCTCCGAGGTGCCGGTCCGTTACGGAGGTATGGCCCCTTACGCTGTGCGTTTGCTCTAG
- a CDS encoding DUF3097 domain-containing protein, with protein MNFDSRDPYGGDIFAGHKRSAPRTFPVIPAKPGIVVEVFGDPDEFVGAVLGVDKTVYGDVVRLEDRYGNERVFNLIKGGFLFEGERVSLTRHVEKQAARKSNSGSRRVENLEARVAAPSRIWVEGIHDAAIVEKVWGHDLRVEGVVVEYLEGLDNLPERLAEFNPAPGRRVGVLADHLVEGSKETRLTKAVGDDVLVTGHPFVDIWAAVKPQKLGLRQWPEVPYGEDWKTGICRRVGWSDPKEGWHRVYSAVESFRDLDATLIGAVERLVDFVTTPELSKYDLM; from the coding sequence ATGAACTTCGATTCCCGTGACCCCTACGGAGGGGATATTTTTGCAGGCCACAAACGTTCCGCCCCGCGAACTTTTCCAGTAATTCCTGCCAAGCCGGGCATAGTGGTCGAGGTCTTTGGCGATCCGGACGAATTCGTCGGGGCCGTCCTCGGCGTGGATAAAACCGTTTACGGGGACGTAGTGCGTCTAGAGGATCGATACGGTAATGAACGAGTGTTTAACCTGATTAAAGGCGGCTTCCTATTTGAAGGGGAGCGGGTATCACTGACCCGACACGTTGAAAAGCAAGCGGCGAGAAAATCCAATTCGGGCTCGCGACGCGTCGAAAACCTAGAGGCAAGGGTAGCTGCCCCCTCCCGGATCTGGGTAGAGGGCATCCACGATGCCGCAATAGTAGAAAAGGTATGGGGTCACGACCTACGCGTGGAGGGCGTGGTTGTGGAATACCTCGAAGGCCTTGACAATCTTCCGGAGCGGCTTGCCGAATTCAACCCAGCACCCGGGCGCCGCGTCGGCGTGTTGGCCGACCACTTGGTCGAGGGGTCAAAGGAAACCCGATTGACCAAAGCCGTGGGCGATGATGTGTTAGTGACTGGCCATCCCTTTGTGGACATCTGGGCCGCGGTTAAGCCTCAGAAATTAGGCCTTCGCCAGTGGCCCGAAGTGCCTTACGGGGAGGATTGGAAAACCGGAATCTGCCGCCGCGTAGGGTGGTCAGATCCTAAAGAAGGCTGGCATAGAGTCTATTCGGCGGTCGAATCTTTCCGCGACCTTGACGCCACGCTGATCGGGGCCGTGGAAAGACTGGTGGACTTTGTCACCACGCCTGAACTATCTAAATACGATCTGATGTAA
- a CDS encoding DUF6676 family protein: MIPHGVDINNLAEQLNVDGVAFTNPELAGAQEVQAPISDALAPRHGIAVVDVVPAKAADARDIAQELQDITGLDTVIVQTPINVSTVSDSYARAEIEAVQQAIPQGMDQVSLLNQFYAGIDGFSFPWGLVALLLVATMAVAAWSSFRKSSLSLDG; the protein is encoded by the coding sequence ATGATTCCGCACGGGGTAGATATTAACAATTTGGCCGAGCAGCTCAATGTGGATGGCGTGGCTTTCACTAACCCCGAATTAGCGGGGGCGCAAGAGGTGCAGGCGCCCATTTCGGACGCCCTTGCCCCTCGGCATGGTATTGCCGTTGTTGACGTGGTGCCGGCCAAGGCCGCCGATGCGCGCGATATAGCTCAGGAACTTCAGGACATCACCGGGCTGGATACGGTCATCGTCCAGACGCCCATTAATGTATCCACCGTCAGTGACTCATATGCGCGCGCCGAAATTGAGGCGGTGCAACAGGCTATACCTCAGGGAATGGACCAGGTGAGCCTGCTCAATCAGTTCTATGCCGGTATTGATGGCTTTAGTTTCCCCTGGGGCCTAGTGGCCCTTCTCCTGGTGGCTACGATGGCCGTGGCCGCTTGGAGCTCGTTCCGGAAGTCCTCTTTGTCCCTAGACGGCTAG
- a CDS encoding ferrochelatase, producing MTDAQQHSHDFDALLVLSFGGPEGNEEVVPFLENVTRGRGIPRERLKVVGEHYFHFDGVSPINRLNKEIIANVEAELAHREIELPVYFGNRNWHPFGSEAAEQMAKDGVRNALVFATSAWGGYSACRQYDEDIQAMRAHLSDNNLPEIRFTKLRQFYDHPKFVEQMAQSLKDALAKIPEEKKDATRVLFTAHSVPNAHDEVGGAEGDKHLYSRQVAEASRLVAEAAGVESYDLVWQSRSGSPHVPWLEPDVVDHTREIHNSGVEAIAVCPIGFISDHMEVIWDLDTELQQACDELGIVLERAATASPEPSFAALVVDLIEEHTNGRKPESLGRVTVQGCTVNGEPCAPGCCDISGLRKKHAQPAK from the coding sequence ATGACTGACGCACAACAGCATTCCCATGACTTCGATGCCCTCCTCGTTCTTTCTTTCGGTGGCCCGGAAGGCAACGAGGAGGTCGTTCCGTTTTTGGAGAATGTCACGCGAGGCCGTGGCATCCCACGCGAGCGCCTCAAGGTAGTGGGGGAGCACTACTTCCATTTCGATGGTGTAAGCCCTATTAACAGGTTAAACAAGGAAATCATCGCCAACGTCGAAGCAGAGTTGGCGCACCGGGAGATTGAACTACCGGTTTATTTCGGCAACAGGAACTGGCATCCATTTGGCAGCGAAGCCGCCGAGCAGATGGCCAAGGATGGCGTCCGTAATGCGCTGGTGTTTGCGACCTCGGCGTGGGGCGGTTATTCCGCATGTCGCCAGTACGACGAAGATATCCAGGCTATGCGGGCGCATCTTTCTGACAATAATCTTCCGGAAATCCGGTTCACGAAGCTTCGCCAATTCTACGATCACCCAAAGTTTGTGGAACAAATGGCGCAATCGCTCAAGGACGCCCTGGCCAAGATCCCCGAAGAAAAGAAGGATGCCACCCGCGTGCTCTTCACCGCCCACTCTGTGCCTAACGCGCACGATGAGGTGGGAGGCGCGGAGGGCGATAAACACCTCTATTCCCGCCAAGTCGCGGAGGCATCGCGCCTAGTTGCGGAAGCGGCTGGCGTAGAAAGCTACGACCTGGTCTGGCAGTCCCGGTCCGGAAGCCCTCACGTGCCATGGCTCGAACCTGACGTCGTGGACCACACGCGGGAGATACACAACTCGGGCGTCGAGGCTATCGCGGTCTGTCCTATTGGGTTCATCTCTGACCATATGGAAGTCATTTGGGACTTGGACACCGAGCTGCAGCAGGCCTGCGATGAGCTGGGCATCGTACTCGAGCGCGCAGCCACCGCTTCCCCGGAGCCAAGTTTCGCCGCACTGGTCGTAGATCTCATTGAAGAGCACACCAATGGGCGTAAGCCGGAATCCCTAGGCCGCGTTACCGTTCAGGGCTGCACCGTCAATGGCGAGCCGTGCGCACCCGGCTGCTGCGATATTTCGGGTCTGCGCAAGAAGCATGCCCAGCCAGCCAAGTAG